One Halalkalicoccus sp. CG83 DNA segment encodes these proteins:
- the gvpJ gene encoding gas vesicle protein GvpJ, with product MGSARPSTSSLAEVLDRILDKGIVVDLRARLSLVGIEMVTVEVRVTVGSVDTFLHYASEIAEIEAVE from the coding sequence ATGGGATCCGCTCGACCGAGTACGTCAAGCCTGGCGGAAGTACTCGACCGCATCCTCGACAAGGGGATTGTCGTTGATCTTCGGGCTCGCCTCTCGCTTGTGGGGATCGAGATGGTTACTGTTGAGGTTCGCGTCACTGTTGGCTCGGTCGATACCTTCCTTCACTACGCGAGCGAGATTGCAGAAATCGAAGCCGTCGAGTGA
- a CDS encoding DUF7260 family protein, whose amino-acid sequence MRTVSASRRIAILRGILVGVLATGSLIYIGDPALIETVLPSRLSTILALVGSPTKLSSIQLPELFHSRRIGTVGLSSSVIAWIPSAREMVQTEHERILAERDAFKQFRECVADLDPSSTVSKTPPPSQEFSPSIDRHSASSTVEGLDDIQQAYRDTVMNTPHYDEEYGDPLVQDMTIEFGEDLTAAIMTNAQLTSSLQHVVVQAATAASARRTAFSTRLDEEEATLEDAYQTLATIGEQYEQITDQPRHQQSVDDLWETHQQLTKRISTCEHLVEERQTQRTDGHTSLPRTDEVGDLQEYLYRSLDVTYPILADGTTVLERCLTARRRVEEELALRL is encoded by the coding sequence ATGAGAACGGTATCCGCATCGCGGCGGATTGCTATTCTACGTGGTATTCTCGTTGGCGTCCTTGCTACTGGATCGCTCATCTATATCGGCGATCCGGCACTCATAGAGACGGTTCTGCCATCCAGACTGTCTACCATCCTTGCTCTTGTCGGCTCACCGACCAAGCTATCCTCAATCCAGCTACCAGAACTATTCCACTCACGGCGAATAGGAACGGTCGGGCTGTCCTCGTCGGTTATCGCCTGGATTCCCAGCGCACGTGAGATGGTACAAACAGAGCACGAACGCATACTCGCTGAGCGAGATGCGTTCAAGCAGTTTCGGGAGTGTGTTGCGGATCTTGACCCTTCATCTACAGTCTCAAAGACTCCCCCTCCCAGCCAAGAATTCTCCCCTTCGATCGATCGACACTCTGCGTCATCGACAGTTGAAGGGCTGGACGATATTCAGCAGGCCTACCGAGACACGGTCATGAACACCCCTCATTACGATGAGGAGTATGGTGACCCACTCGTACAGGATATGACAATCGAGTTTGGTGAGGATCTCACGGCTGCGATCATGACAAACGCGCAGCTTACTTCGTCTCTACAACACGTCGTAGTGCAGGCGGCGACAGCAGCAAGTGCACGCCGGACTGCATTCAGCACCCGGCTGGATGAAGAAGAGGCGACACTGGAAGACGCATACCAGACGCTTGCAACCATTGGTGAGCAGTATGAACAGATCACTGACCAACCGCGCCATCAGCAATCAGTCGACGACCTCTGGGAAACACACCAACAGCTCACCAAGCGTATCTCTACGTGTGAACACCTCGTAGAGGAGCGACAAACACAGCGAACGGACGGGCATACATCCCTCCCTCGTACTGACGAGGTCGGTGATCTGCAAGAGTATTTGTATCGATCATTGGACGTTACGTATCCAATCTTGGCAGATGGAACGACAGTGCTTGAGCGCTGTCTAACGGCGCGTCGTCGAGTTGAAGAGGAGCTCGCGCTCCGCTTGTAA